The following nucleotide sequence is from Psychroserpens sp. Hel_I_66.
TGAAGATGTTGAGAATCTAATCAATACCACAATAAAGGAATTTGGCAGATTGGACGTACTTGTAAATAACGCAGGTGTTTTTGCGGGAGGAACTATAGATCAAGTATCTCTCGAAGATTTTAATAACGTTTTTGCCATAAACGTAACAGGTAATTTTTTGACCATAAAAACTGCCTTACCACATTTGGAGAAAACAAAGGGATCAATTGTTAACGTATCATCAGTTTCAGGAATGGGAGGAGATTGGGGCGCGTTTGCATATGATGCCACAAAAGGTGCTTTAAATCAAATGACAAAAGCACTGGCTCTAGACTTTGCTCCCAAAGGTATTAGAGTCAACGCAGTTGCGCCAAGTTTAACCGATACCGAAATGGGAGAAGGCGCAATGGAGGACGATGATACCATGAAAGAGTTCAAAAAACGAATCGCCATGGGACGAGCGGGAAAACCAGAGGAAGTTGCAGATGTTATCGCCTTTTTAGCAAGTGACAATGCACGATTTGTAACTGGAAGTATAATTCCCGTTGATGGTGGTTTGACTGCCTCAAATGGGCAACCACGTTTATAGTTAAACAAATAAATTGATCAGGTTCGTGGCTTTAGTGGTCACGAATTTTTTTATAATGCTATGCTTCTAACAAACGATGTCTGAGAATTTTTTGGATATCCATATTGTTTTTCTGCTTAATCAAAAAATTATCAAGTTCCTCAACATGGCTTATTTGCTCTTGTCTGTCAATAAAACCATATCCCAAATACTCACCTTTTTTAATCATTATAAACGCCTCTTCATCCTTGTTTCTGCCTTTTTCTTTAATGATGACATCCTTTTTTTCTTCGGAAATTGATCTCATCGCATCCAAGACTCGCTCATTGTATGTTTCCCTGGATTCTTCATCTCTACAAATCCCCTTGCAATCTGTAATAGTGTAATGTGAACATTGCCAAACAGATTCCTGCAAATGGCAATACTTAGGACATAAGTTAAACTTTGTACAAATTTGCTCCATAAATAATCTTACATCCCTTAAGTTGAAAAATGTAATTAAAGGATTAGGTACCAAACGCCCTTTATTAAAGGCGAGGTGGATAATTCCGTTTCTATCTTCATAATTAAAAATTGCAAACGATTGGATGGTTCTTTTCGCTACTTTATTATAAACAGGGAAGTGGTGTTTGATTGCAGCATCTTCCATAAGTAAAGCTATGAGCTCACTTCCAGATTTTTCGAAATCTATATCCCGAGTTTCCCTTACCATTGTTAGCGATTTTTTGGTCTTACTATAAAAATGGCTTAAAACACGCTTTTTAATATTTTTTGCTTTGCCTACATAAATGATTTTTCCTTTTTTATCCTTAAAATAATAAATGCCTGGAGTAACGGGTAAGGCTTCAAAAGTTTCTTTTGGTAAATTTGGAGGTAAAGTTGCCTCTCTGGAATTTTTATTCAAAAAGGTTTTAAAGGTGTCTTCTGCATTTGGTTGAGCTAACAGCATTTCAAATAAAATTACAGTTGCTTCTGCGTCACCTCGAGCCCGATGTCTATCTACCAAACTTATTTTTAAATCTTTACATAGCTTACCTAAGCTATAAGATCTAAATCCTGGTAGCAATTTCCTTGATAATCTTACGGTACACAATTTTTTTCTGTTGAACGCAATTTCCAAACGTTGAAATTCCCCTCTAATTACATTGTAATCAAAATTAACGTTGTGAGCTACGAAAATGGAATCTTCGGTAATATCAAGAATGTTTTGCGCTACATCCTCAAAAAGAGGAGCATCTGCCACCAATTTATTATCAATACCAGTAAGCGCTGTAATGTGACTGGGAATGATACTTTGAGGATTTACGAGTGTCGTAAATTCATCAATTACCGTTGAGCCATCGTATTTAAATATTGAAATTTCTGTAATGCGATTTCCCTTTCCTGTGGTTTCAACATCTATGATGGTGTAGGTCATTTATGAATGAATTGAGTTTTAAATTATCGATCTGCAAGATACTAAATTTGATCATTTTTTTTGTTAAAACGTGTAGTGTCAAAGTCTATTGTTAGTTTTAAAATAAGTACATCGTCTATTGAATGAGTTAAATATTTTTTTGAAATAACTAAGAGTAGAGCTTTATTATGTTGATATTAAAGAAAAATAAATTATGGAAAATATATTAGTTGCAGGTGCCACAGGTACTACAGGAAAAAAAATTATACAATTATTAAAATCGTCTCAATATTTTGAGCCAATCGCTATGGTTAGAAATGAAAAACAACAGGCACA
It contains:
- a CDS encoding exonuclease domain-containing protein encodes the protein MTYTIIDVETTGKGNRITEISIFKYDGSTVIDEFTTLVNPQSIIPSHITALTGIDNKLVADAPLFEDVAQNILDITEDSIFVAHNVNFDYNVIRGEFQRLEIAFNRKKLCTVRLSRKLLPGFRSYSLGKLCKDLKISLVDRHRARGDAEATVILFEMLLAQPNAEDTFKTFLNKNSREATLPPNLPKETFEALPVTPGIYYFKDKKGKIIYVGKAKNIKKRVLSHFYSKTKKSLTMVRETRDIDFEKSGSELIALLMEDAAIKHHFPVYNKVAKRTIQSFAIFNYEDRNGIIHLAFNKGRLVPNPLITFFNLRDVRLFMEQICTKFNLCPKYCHLQESVWQCSHYTITDCKGICRDEESRETYNERVLDAMRSISEEKKDVIIKEKGRNKDEEAFIMIKKGEYLGYGFIDRQEQISHVEELDNFLIKQKNNMDIQKILRHRLLEA
- a CDS encoding SDR family NAD(P)-dependent oxidoreductase; this encodes MDKKKVVIITGSGSGMGRATAKRFANDGYKVVLNGRTKSKLEKVSEEIGKENCLIVQGDISKPEDVENLINTTIKEFGRLDVLVNNAGVFAGGTIDQVSLEDFNNVFAINVTGNFLTIKTALPHLEKTKGSIVNVSSVSGMGGDWGAFAYDATKGALNQMTKALALDFAPKGIRVNAVAPSLTDTEMGEGAMEDDDTMKEFKKRIAMGRAGKPEEVADVIAFLASDNARFVTGSIIPVDGGLTASNGQPRL